In one Streptomyces venezuelae genomic region, the following are encoded:
- a CDS encoding rod shape-determining protein gives MSFIGRDMAVDLGTANTLVYVRGRGIVLNEPSVVAINTNTGGILAVGAEAKKMIGRTPGNIVAVRPLKDGVIADFEITERMLRYFILKIHKRRYLARPRVVVCVPSGITGVERRAVIEASSQAGARQVHIIEEPMAAAIGSGLPVHEATGNMVVDIGGGTTEVAVISLGGIVTAQSIRVAGDELDNAIIQHIKKEYSLLLGERTAEQIKITIGSAYDMDADEHTEIRGRDLVSGLPKTVVISAAEVRKAIEEPVNAIVDAVKTTLDKCPPELSGDVMDRGIVLTGGGALLRGLDERLRRETGMPIHIAEDPLDSVALGSGKCVEEFEALQQVLDAQPRR, from the coding sequence ATGTCGTTCATCGGCCGTGACATGGCTGTCGACCTCGGGACCGCCAACACGCTGGTGTACGTCAGGGGTCGGGGGATCGTACTCAACGAGCCGTCCGTCGTCGCGATCAACACCAACACCGGTGGCATTCTCGCGGTCGGCGCAGAAGCGAAGAAGATGATCGGGCGCACGCCCGGCAACATCGTCGCGGTGCGCCCTCTGAAGGACGGCGTGATCGCCGACTTCGAGATCACCGAGCGGATGCTCCGCTACTTCATCCTGAAGATCCACAAGCGGCGCTACCTCGCCCGTCCGCGCGTCGTCGTCTGTGTGCCCTCCGGCATCACGGGCGTCGAGCGCCGCGCCGTCATCGAGGCCTCCTCGCAGGCCGGCGCGCGCCAGGTGCACATCATCGAGGAGCCCATGGCAGCGGCCATCGGCTCCGGCCTCCCGGTCCACGAGGCCACGGGCAACATGGTGGTCGACATCGGCGGCGGCACCACCGAGGTGGCGGTCATCAGCCTCGGCGGAATCGTCACGGCACAGTCGATCCGCGTCGCGGGCGACGAGCTGGACAACGCGATCATCCAGCACATCAAGAAGGAGTACTCCCTCCTCCTCGGCGAGCGCACCGCCGAACAGATCAAGATCACCATCGGTTCGGCGTACGACATGGACGCCGACGAGCACACCGAGATCCGCGGCCGGGACCTGGTCTCCGGGCTGCCCAAGACCGTCGTCATCTCCGCCGCCGAGGTCCGCAAGGCCATCGAGGAGCCGGTCAACGCGATCGTCGACGCGGTCAAGACCACCCTGGACAAGTGCCCGCCCGAGCTGTCGGGTGACGTCATGGACCGCGGCATCGTTCTCACCGGCGGCGGCGCCCTGCTGCGCGGCCTCGACGAGCGGCTGCGCCGGGAGACCGGCATGCCGATCCACATCGCCGAGGACCCGCTGGACAGCGTGGCGCTCGGCTCCGGAAAGTGTGTCGAGGAGTTCGAGGCGTTGCAGCAGGTGCTGGACGCCCAGCCGCGCAGATGA
- a CDS encoding DUF4233 domain-containing protein, whose protein sequence is MRTLCASTLIGEFFVIGFAGLVAMKDDDLTMGTVWTVCGIAMAVSLLLCGMVTRPGGVQLGWALQIALIASGFVVPVMFFLGAVFAAIWWASVHYGRKIDEAKARFAAMAEGQPEAGGNPA, encoded by the coding sequence GTGCGTACGCTCTGCGCTTCGACGCTGATCGGCGAGTTCTTCGTGATCGGCTTCGCGGGTCTGGTCGCCATGAAGGACGACGACCTGACCATGGGCACGGTCTGGACGGTCTGCGGCATCGCGATGGCGGTGAGCCTCCTGCTCTGCGGGATGGTCACCCGGCCCGGCGGGGTGCAGCTCGGCTGGGCCCTGCAGATCGCGCTGATCGCGAGCGGTTTCGTGGTGCCGGTGATGTTCTTCCTGGGTGCCGTGTTCGCCGCCATCTGGTGGGCCTCGGTCCACTACGGCCGCAAGATCGACGAGGCGAAGGCCCGCTTCGCGGCCATGGCGGAGGGGCAGCCGGAGGCCGGGGGCAACCCGGCGTAG
- the mreC gene encoding rod shape-determining protein MreC, translating to MRDTRESRLLLVLLVAIAFALITVDIRGGEDSPVDGARQAAATVFGPVEEGMSSAVDPIGNAIGAVRDSGERHNRIAELERQNAALKARLGSDDRNRSRVRQLDSMLKTAGAGQYGIKGAEVIGIGAAQGFSWTVTIDAGAGDGIKRDMTVLNGDGLVGRVTTVGPNTSTVLLANDPDFTVGTRMEKTDELGFATGQGDRPLSVQLLNGKAEVKKGDRLVTFGSRKDKPFVPGVPVGEIVRVDPSGGDLTRNVYVKPYVGFTKLDIVGVVVEAPREDPRDTVLPKKPEKPKPTPTVTVTATPSGRPVDGADAGNDEQ from the coding sequence GTGAGGGACACACGAGAGAGCCGGCTGCTCCTGGTGCTGCTGGTAGCCATCGCGTTCGCTTTGATCACGGTGGACATCCGCGGCGGCGAGGACTCACCGGTCGACGGTGCCCGCCAGGCCGCCGCCACCGTCTTCGGTCCGGTCGAGGAGGGCATGTCCTCCGCCGTCGACCCGATCGGCAACGCCATCGGCGCGGTGCGCGACTCCGGTGAACGCCACAACCGCATCGCCGAACTGGAGCGCCAGAACGCCGCGCTGAAAGCCAGACTCGGCAGCGACGACCGCAACCGCAGCCGCGTACGCCAGCTCGACAGCATGCTGAAGACGGCGGGAGCCGGGCAGTACGGCATCAAGGGCGCCGAGGTCATCGGCATAGGAGCCGCTCAGGGCTTCTCCTGGACCGTCACCATCGACGCGGGGGCAGGCGACGGCATCAAGCGCGACATGACCGTCCTGAACGGCGACGGCCTGGTCGGCCGCGTCACCACGGTCGGCCCCAACACCTCGACCGTTCTGCTCGCCAACGACCCCGACTTCACCGTCGGCACGCGCATGGAGAAGACCGACGAGCTCGGCTTCGCCACCGGACAGGGCGACCGTCCGCTCTCCGTCCAGCTGCTCAACGGCAAGGCCGAGGTGAAGAAGGGCGACCGTCTCGTCACCTTCGGCTCGCGCAAGGACAAGCCGTTCGTGCCGGGCGTACCGGTCGGCGAGATCGTCCGCGTCGACCCGTCGGGCGGCGACCTCACCCGCAACGTCTACGTGAAGCCGTACGTCGGGTTCACCAAGCTCGACATCGTCGGCGTCGTGGTGGAGGCACCCCGTGAGGACCCGCGCGACACGGTCCTGCCGAAGAAGCCCGAAAAGCCCAAGCCGACCCCGACGGTGACCGTCACGGCGACCCCGTCGGGCCGACCGGTGGACGGCGCCGACGCCGGCAACGACGAGCAGTAG
- the mreD gene encoding rod shape-determining protein MreD translates to MRFNRILLSATLVVVALVVQVSVLARLQLPGAVPDLVLLTVLGLALVYGHVGGALVGFGAGLLADLAPPADHAAGRYALVLCVIGYLAGLAKPDGGRLRSATGPLVVVVSAAIGSTLLYAGVGSLVGDTAARHVGLVGLLFTAALYDLLLAPFTVPLIIALARRADNDPLGENSPANKAADVSSGWLSSGTGLRIGNQRGGLRAKAAKARVARAGRIKGVKRL, encoded by the coding sequence ATGCGCTTCAACCGAATCCTGCTGTCCGCCACCCTCGTCGTCGTCGCCCTGGTCGTCCAGGTCAGCGTCCTGGCGCGGCTCCAGCTGCCGGGCGCGGTCCCTGACCTCGTCCTGCTCACCGTCCTCGGCCTCGCCCTGGTCTACGGCCACGTCGGCGGCGCCCTCGTCGGTTTCGGCGCGGGCCTCCTCGCCGACCTGGCGCCGCCCGCCGACCACGCCGCGGGCCGGTACGCGCTGGTGCTCTGCGTCATCGGCTACCTCGCGGGCCTCGCCAAGCCCGACGGCGGCCGGCTCCGCTCCGCCACCGGACCGCTCGTCGTGGTCGTCAGCGCCGCCATCGGATCGACGCTGCTGTACGCGGGCGTCGGCTCCCTCGTCGGCGACACCGCCGCCCGCCATGTGGGCCTGGTCGGGCTGCTGTTCACCGCCGCGCTCTACGACCTGCTGCTCGCCCCGTTCACCGTGCCGCTGATCATCGCGCTGGCCCGGCGCGCCGACAACGACCCGCTGGGGGAGAACTCGCCGGCCAACAAGGCCGCAGACGTCTCCTCCGGCTGGCTCTCGTCCGGCACCGGGCTGCGCATCGGCAACCAGCGCGGCGGCCTGCGGGCGAAGGCGGCCAAGGCCCGCGTGGCCCGCGCCGGACGCATCAAGGGGGTCAAGCGCCTGTGA
- the ndk gene encoding nucleoside-diphosphate kinase produces the protein MSQRTLVLLKPDAVRRGLIGEIIGRIERKAGWTISALELRSLDQETLEQHYGEHKGKPFYEPLVAFMSSGPVVALVVEGERVIEGVRALAGPTDPIAAAPGSIRGDFGTIVRENLIHASDSEESAERELKIFFPGVV, from the coding sequence ATGAGCCAGCGCACCCTCGTCCTGCTGAAGCCCGACGCCGTCCGTCGTGGCCTGATCGGCGAGATCATCGGCCGCATCGAGCGCAAGGCGGGCTGGACGATCTCCGCGCTGGAGCTGCGTTCGCTGGACCAGGAGACCCTGGAGCAGCACTACGGCGAGCACAAGGGCAAGCCCTTCTACGAGCCGCTGGTCGCCTTCATGTCGTCCGGTCCCGTCGTCGCGCTCGTCGTCGAGGGCGAGCGGGTCATCGAGGGTGTGCGCGCGCTCGCCGGCCCGACCGACCCGATCGCCGCGGCGCCGGGCTCGATCCGCGGCGACTTCGGCACGATCGTCCGGGAGAACCTGATCCACGCCTCGGACTCGGAGGAGTCCGCGGAGCGCGAGCTCAAGATCTTCTTCCCGGGCGTCGTCTAG